A window from Bufo bufo chromosome 1, aBufBuf1.1, whole genome shotgun sequence encodes these proteins:
- the KCNJ8 gene encoding ATP-sensitive inward rectifier potassium channel 8, with protein sequence MLARKSIIPEEYVLARIAAENLRKPRIRDCLRKARFVAKNGACNVAHKNIREQGRFLQDVFTTLVDLKWRHTLVIFTMSFLCSWLLFAMMWWLVAFAHGDMDIRENIIRREPCVANVKSFTAAFLFSIEVQVTIGFGGRMMTEECPLAISLLIMQNIVGLIVNAVMLGCIFMKTAQSHRRAETLIFSRHAVIAVRNGKLCLMFRIGDLRKSMIISASIRIQVVRKTVTPEGEVIPIHQIDVPVDNSIESNNIFLVAPLIVCHVIDKRSPLYDVSASDLSTQDLEVIVILEGVVETTGITTQARTSYITEEILWGHRFVSIVSEEEGIYSVDYSKFGNTTKVATPRCSARELDEKPSILIQTLQKSELSHQNSLRKRNSMRRNNSMRRTNSMRRNNSGLIIPKVQFMTPEQNKSSGET encoded by the exons ATGTTGGCCCGGAAGAGCATAATACCTGAGGAATATGTTTTGGCCAGAATTGCTGCAGAAAATCTTCGGAAACCAAGAATCCGTGACTGTCTGCGAAAAGCACGTTTTGTAGCAAAGAATGGAGCATGTAATGTGGCACATAAAAACATCCGGGAACAAGGACGTTTTCTACAAGACGTGTTCACCACCCTGGTAGACCTGAAATGGCGGCACACTTTGGTTATCTTCACTATGTCCTTTCTGTGCAGTTGGCTGTTGTTCGCCATGATGTGGTGGTTGGTGGCTTTCGCTCATGGTGATATGGACATCAGAGAGAATATAATCAGACGAGAGCCATGCGTCGCCAACGTTAA GTCATTTACGGCTGCTTTTCTTTTTTCCATTGAGGTGCAAGTAACTATTGGATTTGGTGGACGGATGATGACAGAAGAGTGCCCCCTCGCCATCAGCCTCCTGATTATGCAAAACATTGTTGGTTTGATTGTCAACGCTGTCATGCTGGGCTGCATCTTCATGAAAACAGCGCAGTCCCACCGCCGGGCTGAGACCCTGATCTTCAGCCGCCATGCTGTGATAGCTGTGAGGAACGGGAAGCTTTGCCTAATGTTTCGGATTGGTGACCTGCGTAAGAGCATGATCATCAGCGCCTCTATAAGGATTCAAGTGGTCAGGAAAACGGTTACTCCAGAAGGCGAGGTAATTCCTATCCATCAGATTGACGTTCCTGTGGACAACTCTATAGAGAGCAATAATATTTTCTTGGTGGCACCACTGATTGTCTGTCATGTGATAGACAAGAGGAGTCCACTATATGATGTCTCAGCCTCTGACCTGTCTACACAGGACCTTGAGGTAATTGTCATCCTAGAAGGAGTGGTGGAGACCACAGGAATTACGACCCAAGCCCGGACCTCCTACATCACTGAGGAGATCCTGTGGGGTCACCGCTTTGTGTCCATTGTCTCAGAGGAGGAAGGCATCTATTCTGTGGACTACTCCAAATTTGGCAACACAACTAAAGTGGCCACACCACGCTGCAGTGCCCGAGAACTGGACGAGAAGCCTTCCATATTAATTCAGACCCTCCAGAAGAGTGAGTTGTCCCACCAGAATTCCCTCAGAAAGCGCAACTCTATGAGAAGGAACAACTCCATGCGGCGCACCAACTCCATGAGACGCAACAACTCAGGACTTATCATACCCAAAGTGCAATTCATGACCCCAGAGCAGAACAAGTCATCAGGGGAGACATGA